A window from Eubalaena glacialis isolate mEubGla1 chromosome 1, mEubGla1.1.hap2.+ XY, whole genome shotgun sequence encodes these proteins:
- the C1H10orf105 gene encoding uncharacterized protein C10orf105 homolog, producing MSTEGPSPLAFLTAPVTPGRLSEAVDPIPVLIALACIFLLLATCLLFMTLCKPAALDPRRHWACECMPHHPGSPSEPQLRLWKRLGSLRRSLHSFHRGWPAPRRPLPGREDHDDCDCTESTKM from the coding sequence ATGAGCACAGAGGGCCCCAGCCCCCTCGCCTTCCTCACAGCTCCTGTCACTCCGGGGAGGCTCTCAGAGGCAGTTGACCCCATCCCCGTGCTCATTGCCCTGGCCTGCATCTTCCTCCTGCTGGCCACCTGTCTGCTGTTCATGACCCTCTGCAAGCCCGCTGCGCTGGACCCGAGGCGCCACTGGGCCTGCGAGTGCATGCCGCACCACCCGGGGAGCCCCAGCGAGCCCCAGCTCCGGCTCTGGAAGCGCCTGGGCTCGCTGCGCCGCTCCCTGCACAGCTTCCACCGTGGCTGGCCTGCCCCAAGGCGCCCCCTGCCGGGCAGAGAGGACCACGACGACTGTGACTGCACGGAATCTACAAAGATGTGA